The sequence tacatatatatataaaaatattttgtgtggtggggggggggcctcgGGAGGCTTCTGCCCCGGGCCCCAGATGTCCTTAACCTGGCCCTGGGCCCACTGTGCTAGCTGCAACAGCATTGTCATTCGGTGCCTCTTCTTCATCTCAGAGTGCCACTTTTTGGATGTGAACCCAAAGTGTGTGAATGATACACTCTGCTTTCGCTTGCTAGCCCTTGACTTCTCAACGTTTCGGTTTGGCGCACATGGCTAACTATATGTACACAGGACTGGCTGGCTCCGCTTGGCCCCAAAAAATTGTAAGAGTAAATGTTTTGAATTCTGAAAACTGGACATGGTgagattaaaaacattttagtgaccattagtgacgatattaatttattttgaaaaaaatgtaGACCCTCTTCAAATCTTGCTTTTGAGGCTTTCAGGGGGGCTCATGGGTAATTGGTGGGGTCGAGCCCCCCCGGCTCCCTCCGTATTTCGCACACTGGATGGAGGATAGGATTGGAGAatggggagatgaggaggggttgGAGTTGAAGGGATTGTCTTTGACATCTGTGATCCTTTTGTGAACATGGCTGCCTGAACAAAGACCCTTAATCGACTTTCTTACCTTTGGCCTGCCAGCTATATTGTGATTACAAGTCTTTTCTCTGTTTAGTTCGATATATCTTATCTGGGCCCTCAGAGTGCTGAAATCTGTGTTCTTATAGAAAAAACACCAAACTGGTCTCAATGCTCTTTTTGCTGTTGTCTTGCGTTTGGCTTTGCACATCTTTCTAAGATTTTTACTGTCACTGTGACCATGTAGAGTCAGGAATGTTTTTGTACCCTGACCCATGTAGCAATAGAAAAATCGATCTCTCTCTTATActcaggggcgaatctaggttcccacttttgggggagctaagcccctagataaaacctttaatttttcctgtgacccagcaaaactaggggggtctgggggcatgttcccccagaagatatttttggtggccaagccgcaaagcggcgaagccaccttaagggtTTCtacgtattattattattatacatcttcttctgccatgggagtctatggcagcccctagatcCGTATGGTCAGAAGTTGTAAAATTTGGCATACTCTTTGgggccagtcccctcatcaatgtcaccaagtttcatgtctcccattccaaccatctagtgccaccaatgggtcaaagttgaaggtgtgtttacacatgttacttttgaaccacatgccccattgtccaaaatgaggtatcgttggattccctggaacaagacgagttcaacgcactctatgtcatcatacccagttctatagattctccgccattttgaatgtaaagataAAGCGTTtgttcgctactcctcctacaattcttgtcgaatcttcttcaaaattgccacagatgatcttcagaccaagatcccctggagctttgatttttgcaaccgtttgttagttacagccacatcaaatgtatgtggctgaattgatgtggccgccattttgaatataacgttttttcgctacctctcctataaggtttgtccaatcttcaccaaatttggcacagatcatcttcagaccgaGCCACACAAAATACATCACTTTTTTTAGATTttttaaaccttttgactggaacagccaaacaaagtcgtcaaccaatcaaagtcgtcaaccaagccaccataaaagaagtcaggtcatatctcagcacctctttactgcattgacactaAATTTgctatagggactagggaccctgttctaaagaagtccaaaataggtcatgccatttcaacTTTAGGTgtcgctgcaataggcaaaaatttacgttttcacatggtttttgattttcaaaacagtttttccGGTAATGCTGATCAAAGTCAGCGATgaagccgccaaaacaggaagtgagatcatatctcaggaaatatttgctgaattgacatcaaacttggtacaggtgttcgggaccctgttccaaagaggtccacaaaaggttgtgtcatctaaccgctagggggcgatcccgtgtctgacacatgttaaatagtgataccagctgaattgatgtggccgccattctgaatgaatgaataaaacgtttTCGGTGAATATAAAAAATTCacctaatttggcacagattatcttcagaccacaatcactgtgacatgtcaaaataatcTGAccacgcttgccacaggaaaaactgctaatatttttacccagtaactgaaatctgtgatttccagcactgagaatagctcactaggataaattggtgtcctggaaacgtcaacgtcagaggttcgaatccaggcaaagctgacaagcttgtcatgtctctgattctctgtttagcgattctctgtttagcgagactgtaagtcactgcaaaggaagccgcagtcactagatgtcgaaagtttcttctagTGTCCTCCTATGGGTTATCTAgtaggttttaggaagagaaattaacacatttagataaaaaaaaaacatgaaaatataagtaaaagtattattattattttttttatttgggggggctaatgaaactttagGGTTAGATACGCCCATGCTTATACTGTTCGGAGTGTGTGCCGTGCTTGACCCGCCCCTCCTCCCGTCATGCATGCATTTTGAAACAGTATCCGCTGTCGGTTATCGGATGCTCCCTGTCAGCATCCTGTGTTCTCATCACGGCCGCCAGACAAGAGGTAAGAAtgtgtttgaaaatgtaattgtagTCATCCGTTTACAAATGTAAGTGTCCTACAGGGCATATGCCACAGCTGTGTGGCAACAAGGACATTGTTTGAATGTGTATTCTTTCTTTCGTCATCATATAAAGGTCTGCACTGATGCACCGATGCACTGATGTACTATTTTTCGTTGTTGAGACAACTCGTATTGTCAGTAGTTGTGGGATATGTTTTATGATAGGTATGTTATCACCATTATGGATTAATTGTTCAAATTTGTCTTTCCCCTATTGATCGTGAATATTCCCCTACATCTATCGCGTGTCGCTGCAGAGTTGAATCCATCCAACGATGCTTCCTATAAAGTCACTTCATAGCTTAAAGGACAAACGAGCATTGTCTACAATCTTGCCCCTATAATTTGGTACAGAGCGAGCTTCGTGTGCCTGTCTCTTCCCCATTTGTTGTGCTGTTCTGTCCTTCGGAGTAATGTCATCGAACGGCACGGTTGAGATTGCTCGAAGGTGACTCAATACTGAAACACTTTCTCCGGGAATCGTTGGACAATACAAATTCTCTAGACTGTGGGAAATGTTTCTTTCCGAAATGGTTTAGTACGGGATGATTGGGTATTGGCACACAAGACGGATGGCACGTGCACGCGCAGCACAGTATTGAATTGGATGGTAAGATTCACGAGGATGCTGTTGTACCGCGTGTCAGTGACATTCAAATGAGAAATTAGCTACAGAGCAGCACCCAGCCCAGCACTGCACAAACCATTCACAATGGATTATGCCGCTCTAAAGGGCTCTCTTTTCAGCAGCCTGCCCTTGAGTACCCAACTTTTGTAACTTGCCCAGCAACAAGAGAGTAAACGTTATTTAACTTCGAAGTgtcatttaatattttaaaattgTTTTTCAGTTGCCTCATGGaaaaaagtaggcctatgtggATACACTGAACGTCCGTGGATGACACCATGAAACCGGCCGCAAGCGGCGCTGCCGACGCGGCACAGCAGCGGCAGGCGGACAATAGCAACAGAAAGCAACAGAGAGCCTCTTCTCCGTCTGGGGGAAAAGAGACAGGATCTAAATGGACACAGAAAAGCAACACTCAGGCTAAGTCCATCACGTCAAAACAAAGCGGTGGAAGAAGCAGCCGTGGTCAGTCGCCAATTTCAACCGCTACCAGCAAAGAAAGGCAGTCATTCAAAGGCGCGGCAGCTGTCCAGGCTACTGGTACTGAAAACCTTACACAGATGAGGGCCGTGACAAGTGAGCGAGCCGAAGAGCGCACTAATATTCCCGAAGATACACGTTGCACTGATTTATTGTCTCCAACTAGGGGAGAGCCGATCCGTGTTGTCTCTGACCAGCCTTGTTCATCGAAATCGCCCAAATTAAAAAGTAAACACCCGAGAGGAGACAGTGCTTCAAACGGCCAAAAGAAAAGCTCCAAAAGCACCGTGAGCTGCGGGCCTGGGTTTTGGAAAGAGGGGTGCTTACAGTCTGAATTGATACAGTTCCATCTGAACAAGAGTTTGGGGAAAAAGGTGGGGAAGATGCAGACAAAAACACCTCTTTCTCCGGCCTCCGAATCGGAACTGTACCTCGAGGCAGCTATTCATGAACCAGTGCCTCCCCTGCCTGACCAGAGATTGCAAGATAAAATAGAGAAACTGGAGGATGAAAACGAAGAGTTGAAGGTAAACTcaaatgcatgtgtttgtttttagcCACGGAATAACGTGTCTTAAATCGATAATATTCACCAATATTCGCTATCATttatagaatgaaatacaggaAATGCGAGCAGAGATGGATGAAATGCGAGACTCATTCTATGAAGAAGACGCTTGCCAACTGCAGGACATTCGTCGCGAGTTGGAAAGGGCCAATAAGAATTGCAGGATTCTTCAGTACCGTCTGAGGAAAGCGGAAAGGAAGAGGCTCCGCTTTGCCGAAACTGGTGAGGTGGACGGGGAACTGCTAAGGAGCTTGGAACAAGACCTGAAGGTATGGTGCTCAAATATTTGttcaagatgaacatggtgGTATAGGGTGTGGTGCTAGATCACTAGCTGATGTTTTGTTGTTGCGACTCCCCGTGTACTGCATTGTCTTGCATTGCCTCACATTGTtttttattctattttttttATCTAGGTGGCAAAAGATGTCTCAGTGAGGCTGCACCATGAACTGGAAAGTGTGGAGGAAAGACGGAcaaagacagaggaggagaatgagaacCTGAGACAGCAGTTTATAGAAGTGGAGGTGACTAAGCAAGCTCTGCTGAATGAACTGGAGAAGGCCAAGGAGGTACGACTgaatgcatgtgtctgtgtgcgtgcgtgcacatgTCTTGATGTGTTGGTGACATCACTTCCCCTTCCTTGAACTTGAGAAAAAGAGAATTGAACTTTTTTTTCTGTGTAGCTGTCACTGAAAAGAAGAGGGAACAAGGACGTGCAGAGATCAGAGAAAAGGGTTCCGCAGACACCCATAGAAGTGAGGTTATGCATTGTGTAcattaaaaaacacatttgaattaCCACAAATGTCAATGACTCTGGGTTCATTTTCATAGTTCTTGACAAAAATCTTGACTCCTCTGACAGGAGGAAAATGAGGACCTGAAATGCCAACTGGCCTTCATCAAGGAAGAGGCAGTCTTGATGAGAAAGAAGATGGCCAAGATCGACAAGGAGAAGGACCGCCTGGAGGCCGAGCTTCAAAAGTATCGCTCCTTCTACGGAGATGTGGACAGCCCCCTGCCcaagggtgaggcagggggacCACCAACCACGCGCGAATCAGAGCTCAAGCTCCGCCTGCGTCTGGTTGAGGAGGAGGCCAACATTCTGGGGAGGAAGATCATTGAGCTAGAGGTGATTGATTACTGATTGATTTAAGCAAACACAACATTCAGTGACAGCACACATGGAAATGACTCATCAAGTCACAAACTAATTTTGGCCTGTGCCTCTTGCCATAGGTGGAGAACCGTGGTCTGAAGGCCGAACTGGAGGACATGCGCGAGGATAGCCTGGCAGCATGCGGCGGGCCGAGGGACCACAGCTCCAAGCTGCAGGGCGAAGCTCTGTCAGAGCTCCGGCAGCAGCTGCAGCTAGTGGAGGACGAAGCAGAGCTGCTACGCAGGTAGGACTGGAAAAGCATAACATCACACATGACAGAGCCTGTTTTTCCTCAAACTGAGTGCAATTGCCCCAATTACAAAGCTCATTGGTTTGGTTAAAATATGACCCACTGAAACCCATTCATTAGATATTAAAACACACAGCTAAACACATTGACTAGGTAAACCAAATCTCATTTTATGAGGTGTTTTATCGGTATCCATAGTACATTTTCCCTCATGTCCTACAGGAACTTAGCTGATATGGAAGAGGAAAACAAGAAGGTAACGGGTGAGCTCAACAAACTAAAGTACAAGGAGGGCTCTCGCCATGGAGCaggaggggccggggggggaggagaagcagaTACTGCCAAGATGGAGGTCCtccaggaggagctgaaggCAGCCAGGCTGCAGATTAATGAGCTGAGCGGCAAGGTGATGCAGCAGCAGTACGAGAACCGCGTGCTGCTGTCCAACATGCAGCGTTACGACCTGGCCTCGCACCTCTCCCTGCGCTCCAGCCCTCGGGACAGCGATGCTGAAAGTGACGGGGGTCGCGACGACGGCTCCTCCTCGCCTCGCCTTCTCCCGCCACACCGAAAGCGCGAGGGTCCTATTGGAGGGGAAAGCGACTCGGATGAGGTCAGGAACATGCGTTGCCTGACACCGACTCGCTCCCTTTACTCCCCAGACACCCGTTTTTTATCCCGGAGCCTGAAAGACAGGCAGCAAATGATTGACATCCGCATTGAGGCGGAGAGATTGAGCCGAACCATAGACAGGCTCATAGCTGACACCAGCACCATCATCGCTGAAGCCAGGGTCTATGTGTCCAATGGGGAGCTgtttgaggaggatgaggggaatTGTATCCGGGAGCACGAATTGTTGTACCGCATCAATGCCCAAATGAAGGCCTTCCGGAAGGAGCTGCAGGGATTCATTGACCGGCTGGAGGTCCCCAAGCCTGAGGGAAAGACAGATGAGGAACCTCTATCTGTGAGTAGGAGGGAGACCCTCCTCATACTAACAGTATGAGGACAGAGACATAGATGgaagccagccagtcagacaaaaacatgtattcacatgctcactcactctttcactcacttACTTACTCATTCAAGCACTTCAAAAGTTGTCCCACCCACTTTTGAAAACTAACTCACGTCCCCTCTTTTAGTGGTTTTATTCAAATGATCTAGACATTTAAGATGGGTTAGGCAAGTTTGCGGAGCTAGCTATTTTTGCTTCTGTTTCACACGATTCAAACCTAAacatcccaccccctcccttcaaagccactcccacaaaacgACAGTAACGCACATTAAGTGCAGGGGTAGAGTGTgcgcaggtagacagacagacaggtagcccgtccaatcattagtcaGGGTACGGCTTAAtgatttgttgtgttttttacaGTCTTGCGACACCCATAGATGTCGGATTGATTTCATTTTACCGTCAAACCTTTAtatgtattggttgctatcaagatgtgaAAGATTATTTAgggaaatatgacaaaaagtgaatCTCAAACACACTAGATGTCATGCCTTTAAGATTAGGAATGTAAATATGGTTCCTGTTTCTGTTATTATCTCTGTTCACTAACAGCCTTCTTCTGCTCACTCCCTGTACAATTCCATTTTCTACATTTGTGATCCTAACACATCCCTCTTTAATCCAACCCAACCAGATGTTTCAACCTATCATTTTACTGATCCTTATACTTGTCCTATTTTCATCACTTTCTTATGCCACCATCTTTAAGTTGGTTTTTCTTTTCACCCTTTTCTTTGTTCTGTAAAAGTACACCGGCCCATTTTACATCTGTTACACCTTTATTTTTCTTTACTttttctatttattttaaacatacACAAGGTCACACTAGGTACAGGAGGCTCTTTCTTCGTTTATCATGATCCAACTCAGAAGCTCTCAACCAATACTGGGGACATGTCACATCAAAGAGACACATCAGTGTATATGAGGTGAGTAGAGGACTactgaatgtctctgtactgtgTTTGGAATCCATGCTACAGTACTAAACATCTGTTATTATACTAAAACTCCAGGTCGCATGTTCCTGGATGTTTATCTTCATACAAACAAATCTGATTAAGTTAAAAGTTATGGCCCCGTCGCAAGTATAAATATACTTTGTGATCATAGTGACACCAAGACACCTACCTTATGCTGTAGTCTAGTCACTGTCTTGAAAAAATaagtaaacatttaaaaagcaaATGTTGCAAGCTAATGAGCTGAATATATTTTCTCCAAGTGAGATGCGTCTGCTCCATTTGTCGTCTTTGTTTTCACCTCttgaatttaaattaagttggAAATAAAGGCAGGCAATCATGTTTTCTTTTCACTCATTGTATCATTAATGCCTGCTTAAAGCTGTAGCTTGTGTCCACTGTATGCTGAGTCCTTCTCATAGACTACCAACAATGACTGAAGCCACACAGGAATGGCTTTATGTGACAGCAGTCTTGTCACATATTACGTTCCAGGTCTTACAACAATTGGAAGCCAGAAATAGACTGGATGTGTGGGATTGTTCTTATAAATATTCGGATTGCTCCAGAAATGGGGGCGGGGCAAGTAATTTACTCTCATTCCACCGCTGGATAATGCGTCATATATTAGGACCAGCTGTGAGGGGGAGATGTGTGCGTGCGGAGATTTGCAGCTGTTGCGCAAGTACTGTTTGGGCATAATTAAAATGACATCTACCTTTGTAGAAAGTTTAATTTGTGTATGATTTCATTTGCGCGCAAGACAACAACAGAGCATCGAAGAAAACAGCCTTTGGAAAACACCGCATTTGGTTGTCAGTCAACCTCATGTTTTGGCACGAACAGGTAAGACATTACCCCCTAGAAGAACTAGCCAAGTGCCATAGTTTTAGGGTAGCCTGTTTGTCAGCAAAGTAATGTCAACAAGGTTGTTTACTAAGAACATCCAATCCATGTTGTTCTTGATGGAGGATAGTCTTCAGTCAACATGTTGTGACATTAACGGCAAAAGCTAGCCCTGACGTCAAAGTTCTGGCAAAAGTGTGATGGGTATTGCACGTAAACGTAATGAGTGCCACCGTCACACTGGACTCCAGCTGTATGTGGCCAAACACAAATCAAAGACAAGCGTTATATTGCAGCTTCTGACAGTACTGAGACGTGATTAATTAGCCTGTCCAAACAAGTTCTGCGCCAACATTTCTCCGTTTCTACCAGCTGGTTATTGAAGGAAAAGATATGCATGGTTACAGGGGTAAAAATACTCCGCTGCCCTTACATTAGTGGGTCATGCATATTTTTGGCAATATCTCTGCCTACGACGGAGTCGTTACTGGGTGCCCCTGACTACACAAGCAGCGAAAAAGTTTCTTAGAAACCAGAAGTTTATGGTTACGTAATGAAAACGCGTTTACGATTTGATATGCAAAGACGCTGAGAGACATCTGTAGGTGGGGGAATGTAGAGTGAGACCTCTGCAGACTGTCTCAAACCAGAATGACAGTTTGACCTTGTTAAGCTGGGGTGACATGGAGCGGACAAAATGCGCCTAGTGGCTGTTGCGCGAACGAAGCGGTGGTGGCTGCCGTAGAGAACAGGCGACAAGGGAAAAGGCCGGGTGTGGTTAATTAAGCTGCGGCTACATAACGGTCACCAGAAGGCGGTCATTTTTTGTTTGCTTGTTACTGGATGAGAAATGTGGAATGCTTTCGGAAATGGGTCAGGGTTGCACGGGGTTGGTGGTGTTGGCGGGTACGTGCCAGCTCAGGGTTGGGAATTCGTTCCGTGCTCGAGGCTGGGAAGGGGGAGAAGTTGCAGTCAGCTAAGGAGGGTCTCATCTCCCCCCACCGTAGGCCAGTTCTTCGAGCAGCTTCAACCGGGAGTTGGAACATCACTTGAGGATGCTCGAGGGCAAGTTCGGGGGCCTGAACCCCAGTCTCATCACACtcgcataaaaaaaaaatttgaagACTTAAAAAAACGCCACGGACAGGACAAGAAGGAATGGATGCGAGAGAAGGAAATACTCTTAAGACAAGTTGCTGATATACAAGTAAATAAAGTTAGCTGAGGACTAAAAAGGAAATTGCTCTCCAGCTGACAGTAGGATTTTACTCTATCATGTAAAGGTGTCTTCATTTTCGTTTTGCAGGGTGGGGAGAACAGAAGGATTTTGTTAGACCTGAAATCGGTTTTGGAAGAGGTACAAGGGGaagtaaagagagaggaggagaagaggagcgaGCTACAACTTCATTACAGAAGGGACAGATGTGCATGGGACTTAGAAAGAGCAGAGTTGAAATGCCAAATTGCACAGGTACAATAACAAAAACCATTAACGTCATGATAGGCATTTCTATGTAACATACGTATTTGAGtgactgtgcttgtgtgttcatACTTTAGAGAGATTTAGTGAGCTAGACATCAGTTTACTGAGCAAATGCAGTTTACCAAGTAGACCTACCTGGGTTAGGATACCATGCATGTTTAATAGGCAgtcattttttctttctccaacaACTCTCCCCTGCCAGCACTCAGACTCTCAGATTATATGTGGGAGGCCCAAGATGCGTAAATGTGGTGAGTAGGGTTGGGGGTCACACTTATCACTGTTACTGAGGCGATAAGTCTTCCTGGCACCCCTTCAAGCTCCCACTAAGATAAAAGCTCTACACCCAAAACGAGAAAAGCTTAGTGTGTCCCCCTAGCCAGatccacagttcacctttcaccAGTTTCTTCTCTCTGGAGGAGCTATTGTGAACAGCTGCAAATCAACAATAGGCTAAATGGTTCTTCAAAGGAAGAAATAATTGCTTTGGGTTTTTTCCACTGTGGAAACAGttttaaagcacatcaaatagGATTGTTTCATTTTGAATTGTGTTTTCTAAAGGGCATTCTGAAGATGTGGAATTGTTGTTGAGGATTATGCCTAGTTAGTCTGAGATGGTCATGAAGCTCTCCATTGCGTTCATTGACACTGGGATGAAGCCTTGCAGACTTCTCTCTGTGTTTATCTGCCTATGTTAGTCTTTTGTTCCTATGTTCCTACTCACAACCTTAAAAAGATAGAATCAGATTGAGCAGGCAGTGTTCTGGTGAGTGTTTTTATCTGGCCAGTCAGAAAGGAAAGCTGCAGTCTTAATGCCTCTTTGACATTTATGCCACCATGCCAATGTGACTGCCAGGGAGTTGTGTTTGCGTGTCTATGTCTGGACAGTACAATATGCACCTGTATATAAATCCTTGTCTATTCACACTGTGTAAACTACATCCTTTAGCATGTGACATTTCATACTTGTCTTGCCCAAGTAACCCGTATTTGGTTTAAAACAGTTTTTTGACTTTTCTATAAGTCAAGTGAGcaacttttctctttttttttttttaccaaacacGGCCTGTACCTTGAATTCAAATGTTGTCCCCTCTAGTTTTGAGCTAGTGGGTACACTAGAGTTTGATTACATAAACAGAAAGGGAATGTTGGTTTGGCCTTCTGTAGAGCTATGCTGGGAAGAGTGCGCTCCATTGTAAAAACAGTTTTCTCCCTTCACCACATCCTGCCACAGTGTAGTTAAAACATAAGCTGCCCCTCCAAGCCCCCGGGCCCTTCCATCAGGCATCTAGTGAAGGATATTTGCAGACATATTTTGTGCATACTTCTGATTTACTGAGAAAGAAGCACCCCCTTCCAGTTACTCTCTTTCCCCACCCTGAGGAATGTGACAATGTAAGTCTTTGGCTGTGTGTCACCTATTTATAGTGGGACACCATGGTGACAGTCACCTTActacacaatgtgtgtgtctcttcagTATGtagttagtgtgtatgtgtttgtgtgtgtatgtggggggggggtataagtATGCTAAGAGAAGAGTCAGTCCACTATCTGCCTTCCTCAGGCTATTTCTGTGCACTTCTCTGTTTTTGCACTCCTTCATTGTATGTTTATGTTATGGTTTGAAATAGACTATGGACATTTCCAGTTATCCTTTCTCTGCAATTGTGAAAAGAGTTCAAAGCACTGGGACACAGACAGAACTGCTCTGTTCAGTCTCCATACTTCATGGCCCTTGGCCGCTTGCAGAAATAGCttcttgacagagagagagctttatGGTGGAGGTTAGGCTATGTTGTTAACACGTCCCAACTGCAGCACACAAAGATGCATTGTCCTGGGCAAATTCAAATTAAAAGCtgcatattttattatttgacTGCAGCAGAAGACACATATTGACCACAGAGAAAGGAAGCAAATGTCCTTCAACTTGAACCTCAACCCCTCATAGCAGATTTAAGGCCTGCTTGATCTAAGTACAAGAAAACTACAACAAATGTCTTAACCATATTGAAATCTCCTTCAGGATTAACATTTgggtttgtgttgtagttgtgtgcTACACAGGAATTAGTTTGGGTTCATATTAAATTGAGACATGTTATGGCCATTCTTATCTAATTTAACTACTTCTCTTGTATCCTCCCCTGTCATGGACACAGGAAGTAGGTGATGACAGGTTCAGGTGTGATGTCCTGGGAAGCGAGAAATTGTCCATTATCCTCAGTGAACTCCATAGGATGTTTTAAATCTCTTGCTTCCTCTCATGTCTTTctttccccctgtccctctggtCCCTCActtccaccatctctctcttcctgccacaCCTTAATTATCATTCTCTTGCTTCCCTGATGTCattctcaccccctctcctccctccctccctccccagctggAAGCTAGAGGAAGTGCAAGTGGGCTTGTCGTGGTTGGGGGTGTGGGTGCGGAGGTGGTGcaaggaggtggggtggggccCAGTGAGACGCTacggagggacagggaggaacAGCGACAGCTGCTTGCCGACACCCACACGGCCGCCATGGACCTACGTTGTCGCCTGGATCTCAATGAGCGTGGCTGGCTCAAGGAGCGCTCCGAGCTGTTGGAGCGCTTCGCctctgagaggagggagtgggagagccAGCTCAGAGACATGCAGACCAAGATAGATGAGGTGAGATGAGAGCAGACCTGGGTCAAATACTGTACTATGCAACAGTAGCTTGTACATTTGCTGATCAGTTACACCCAGAGAGCTAAACTAGTATAGATGACCTCTCCACTCCTAGATCGTTTTCCCAAACTGATCTCACACTTTGACAAAGTCTTATTATTACAATTATACAAAAAATCGATTTTAAAAtacgtttaaaaaaaagtaatttTTTGTTTCGGATTTTGGCCAACTGCATCCTGAATTTTGGGTTTCGGCCTAGAATGTTCATTTTGGTGCATCACTAATAATGCCACCAGTATAGTTATGGGTTTGTCTACATGTCAATTGAATGTTCAGTAGATGTGGTcattcacacatcacacatgatGTCATGACTCATCagcaaatgaatgaaaacatTTCCATAAATGTGAAACATTGTTTGGCCACATGTCCTCCGGAACTGTGGACAGCGAGCTTACAGAATAGCAATAGACATACCaaaatgtgaattatttaaatagTATACTGTTTATAATTCTAATTACTTCCGCATTGGAAACTCAAAATGCAAGACAGTAAACAGTGGTATATGGAAGATGCTAAACATCCCTGCAGATCTTACCATCCGGTGCCTATTTTTGCTCAAGACCTGCACACATCAAAGAGGTACCACCCCATTCACAGCTTCAAGCTATTTCTGTCAGAACAGTGTCCTGTACCTTCAGGGCAAGGCTGCATTTCAGACCTGTTGCTTTA comes from Hypomesus transpacificus isolate Combined female chromosome 2, fHypTra1, whole genome shotgun sequence and encodes:
- the LOC124478622 gene encoding protein SOGA3-like isoform X5, with product MKPAASGAADAAQQRQADNSNRKQQRASSPSGGKETGSKWTQKSNTQAKSITSKQSGGRSSRGQSPISTATSKERQSFKGAAAVQATGTENLTQMRAVTSERAEERTNIPEDTRCTDLLSPTRGEPIRVVSDQPCSSKSPKLKSKHPRGDSASNGQKKSSKSTVSCGPGFWKEGCLQSELIQFHLNKSLGKKVGKMQTKTPLSPASESELYLEAAIHEPVPPLPDQRLQDKIEKLEDENEELKNEIQEMRAEMDEMRDSFYEEDACQLQDIRRELERANKNCRILQYRLRKAERKRLRFAETGEVDGELLRSLEQDLKVAKDVSVRLHHELESVEERRTKTEEENENLRQQFIEVEVTKQALLNELEKAKELSLKRRGNKDVQRSEKRVPQTPIEEENEDLKCQLAFIKEEAVLMRKKMAKIDKEKDRLEAELQKYRSFYGDVDSPLPKGEAGGPPTTRESELKLRLRLVEEEANILGRKIIELEVENRGLKAELEDMREDSLAACGGPRDHSSKLQGEALSELRQQLQLVEDEAELLRRNLADMEEENKKVTGELNKLKYKEGSRHGAGGAGGGGEADTAKMEVLQEELKAARLQINELSGKVMQQQYENRVLLSNMQRYDLASHLSLRSSPRDSDAESDGGRDDGSSSPRLLPPHRKREGPIGGESDSDEVRNMRCLTPTRSLYSPDTRFLSRSLKDRQQMIDIRIEAERLSRTIDRLIADTSTIIAEARVYVSNGELFEEDEGNCIREHELLYRINAQMKAFRKELQGFIDRLEVPKPEGKTDEEPLSVTLGTGGSFFVYHDPTQKLSTNTGDMSHQRDTSVYMRVGRTEGFC
- the LOC124478622 gene encoding protein SOGA3-like isoform X4; the protein is MKPAASGAADAAQQRQADNSNRKQQRASSPSGGKETGSKWTQKSNTQAKSITSKQSGGRSSRGQSPISTATSKERQSFKGAAAVQATGTENLTQMRAVTSERAEERTNIPEDTRCTDLLSPTRGEPIRVVSDQPCSSKSPKLKSKHPRGDSASNGQKKSSKSTVSCGPGFWKEGCLQSELIQFHLNKSLGKKVGKMQTKTPLSPASESELYLEAAIHEPVPPLPDQRLQDKIEKLEDENEELKNEIQEMRAEMDEMRDSFYEEDACQLQDIRRELERANKNCRILQYRLRKAERKRLRFAETGEVDGELLRSLEQDLKVAKDVSVRLHHELESVEERRTKTEEENENLRQQFIEVEVTKQALLNELEKAKELSLKRRGNKDVQRSEKRVPQTPIEEENEDLKCQLAFIKEEAVLMRKKMAKIDKEKDRLEAELQKYRSFYGDVDSPLPKGEAGGPPTTRESELKLRLRLVEEEANILGRKIIELEVENRGLKAELEDMREDSLAACGGPRDHSSKLQGEALSELRQQLQLVEDEAELLRRNLADMEEENKKVTGELNKLKYKEGSRHGAGGAGGGGEADTAKMEVLQEELKAARLQINELSGKVMQQQYENRVLLSNMQRYDLASHLSLRSSPRDSDAESDGGRDDGSSSPRLLPPHRKREGPIGGESDSDEVRNMRCLTPTRSLYSPDTRFLSRSLKDRQQMIDIRIEAERLSRTIDRLIADTSTIIAEARVYVSNGELFEEDEGNCIREHELLYRINAQMKAFRKELQGFIDRLEVPKPEGKTDEEPLSVTLGTGGSFFVYHDPTQKLSTNTGDMSHQRDTSVYMSWKLEEVQVGLSWLGVWVRRWCKEVGWGPVRRYGGTGRNSDSCLPTPTRPPWTYVVAWISMSVAGSRSAPSCWSASPLRGGSGRASSETCRPR